Below is a genomic region from Actinomadura sp. NAK00032.
CAAAACCACTGCGGTCGACCATCCAGCGGTTGCGAGCGAAGTAGCCCGCTCTCTCTAGCGGCCCGCCAAGTTCGATCAGCCCGGCAAGACGGCCCGATTTCCGGACGGCCGCGATCGCATCACGGGCGTCAGCCGGCTGATCGGCGACCTTGGCCGGGACGGCGACCATGAGTTCGGCCTCGGTCTCATCAGCCAGCCAGAGCAGGGCAAGTGAGTCGATGCCGGAGGCCCCGCCAAGGTGGAAGCGGACGCCGGGCAGCGCGAACGGGCCGACATATTCCTCGAATATCGCCCGATACTCGACAATGGCGCGGTGCGCCGTCGAGCGCGTGCCAGTGATCGTCACGGCCTGTGGCATGCCCGTCCCAATGTCACCAGATGCCATCTCCCTTCGCCCCCGCAAGCCCGGTTCACTCGGTCGCATGGAAGGACTCACAAGCTTGCCACGTGCGGGGAGTCATGGGACTGGGTGCAGTCCTCCGTCCCAAGAGACAGAGAAGCGCGGCCCAGGACTGCGCTGCAACACCGCTCCCCGAGGCATTAGCCCGACGATGGAGGTCGGACCCATGGGAGATGTTACGGGCAAGCCGCTGGAGGAGTTGGCGGTCCAACTCGGGCAGCGCGGGTGCCGGGCGGAGGTGCGCCGGGGGACGTTCGACGTCACTTTTCGGGCGGCTCCGACGGTTCCGGCGCGGGTGCGGTCGCTGGTGGAGCTGCGACTTGCGGAGGCGGGGCTGGCCCGGATCAGCGATGACCTGACGCTGATCGCCAGTGAGCTCGTTGCGAACGCGGTGCAGTACGCGCCGGAACCGGAGATCCGGGTGCGGCTCACGCGCGAGCCCGGCGCGGTAGTGCTGGCCGTGTGGGACTCCTCGGACACCGAGCCCACGCCCAAGCGCACGTTGGAACCGACCTCTGAGGACGTGGCCCCCGACGCCGAGGCGCTTGACCTGGGACACGACGCCGGAACGGGTGGACGTGGGTTGCCAATCGTCGCGGCCATGTGTGAGTCCTGTGGGGTTACGCCGACCGAGCCGCGTGGGAAGTGGGTGTGGGCACGGTACGCCACGGCCACGGTTCCGTCCGCGCGCGCGTCTTCACCGAGGTAGGGCCATGGTGGACGGCACGGAGCTTGCGCGGTGGGCTGAGGGCAACCATCCCGGCTGGACCGTTGTGTGGGGTGCGTACAACCGGGAGTTCACCGCTTGGACGTTGTGGAGCGGCGAATTGCTCGTGGTGGCCGCTCCGGACACCCATTCGCTGTCCATCGCCGTCCGCAACGCCGAGCAGCGTGCCATCGAAACCATGGCGCGCACGTCCGTCGGCACCCGGCGAAGCGGGCCTTTGCCCAGCCTGCCGTCACTTGGACTCCACGGCCTCGGGACACCTGGTCACCCTCCTCCGAAGCCCCCTGCGGAGGAGGGTCCCCCGGGACAGGACGTCCCGGGGCCGTGGTCTGTACCGGCCCGACTCGAACTGGTCGCGGCCGTCCGCACATAGGGCTCCAAGAGCCACCGAACGGCGGCCGAAGCGCCGCCAGGAAGGGCAGTCGATGACTCCACAGACTCTCGACCTCGTGACGCACTCGCCGGACGGGGAGTCGCGCGGGCTGGCGTTCCGGGTCGGGGACATCTTTCCCATGGACCCGGCGCTCGACCAATCGTCGCAACTGGACGCCGTCGCGACCGAGGCCCGTCCGTGGGGACTGCGATTCCTGGTCGTGCCGCGCGCGGGCAAGCACGACAAGGGCACGTCCGAGTACACCACCGGCTGCCAGGGCGACACCCAGCGTCCCGAAGACAAGGGGACGGACTGACAAATGTCGGTGCTGATGCTGGCGCGCGACGGCGACAAGGTCGCCGAACGGGTCGCCGAGGAGTCGCGGAACCAGCGTGGCGCAGGTGAACCCGTCGAGCTTCCCCGTTCGGCTTCCGATGGGTGCCTGTCTACACGGTTCGGGCTCCTGGACCGGACACCTCCGTGACCGGGACGGCCTTGACGTCGAACTCGTCGGCATCAGCGCTGTCTGGCAGCGTGGCGCCACTCCGTTCGTGATGGACGAACGCATGTCGTCCCCCGAACGCGCATTCGCCTACGGGGAGGCCAGGCGCGGGTTTGGAGGCGTACTGACCGCGCTCGGAAACTGCCTGTGGGTCAACGACCCGGTGGCGGCGGCGCGCGCCGAGTACAAACCGTTCCAGCTCGCCGAGGCGGCGCGGGTCGGGCTGGCGGTACCCGAGACGCTCATCACCTCAGATGCGCGGACGGCCTACGACTGGGCGAGGGAACTCGGGCGTCCGATCGTGTACAAGCCCATGGACGGGGTCGTCCATGCCGACGAGGGGCGTGTGCGCCTCCTCTACACCGCCCCCGTCACCGACCGGGAGAGCCTCCTCGATCCGGCGTTCGGACGTACTGCTCAAATGCTCCAGGAACGCGTACAAAAGGCGTTCGAAGCGCGCGTGACCGTGGTCGGCACCGAGGTGTTCGCGGTCCGGATCGACGCCAAAAGCAGTGCGGCCCAGGAGGACTGGCGGGCAGACTACGACGGCCTGGCGTACAGCATCATCCATCTGCCGTTCGAGCTTCGGGCCAAGCTGCTGCGGCTGATGGCGCGGCTCGGATTGGTGTACGGGGCGTTCGACCTGATTCATGACGTCTCGGGCCGGTGGGTGTTCCTGGAGGTGAACCAGCGCGGCGAGTTCGGATGGATCGCCGACGTGACCGGTCTCGGGATCTATTCGGCCATGGCCGATCTCTTGGAGAAGGGCTCATGAACAACACTGAGGAACTGGGCGCTTCGCTCGGCGTCGGCGGGAAGTGGCTGGAGGCAATGCGGGCCGTCCCCCGCGAGCTCTTCGTCCCGGACATCGGCCTGGCCTGCCCCGAAGGCGGTACCGGCTACCCGATCGACCGCCGGGCTCGTCCTGAAGAGTGGTTGGGTGCCGTGTACTCCGACACTGCGATCATCACCCAGCGCGAAGACGGCAAGGGCGACCCGCTGAAGGTCTCGGACGGATTGGCGTCCAGCTCGATCTCCGCGCCTGGCATCGCTTTCCAATGCCTGGAGCTGCTCGCCCCGCGCGACCATGATCGCGTCCTAGAAATCGGTACGGGCACCGGCTACACAGCCGCCGTCCTGTCAGCACGTGTCGGCGACAAGAACGTCACCACCGTGGAAGTGGACGCCGAGATCGCAAGGCAGGCCGCAGCCAACCTCGCAGAAGCCGAGTTCGCACCGACTCTCGTCGTGGGAGATGGCCGGGCCGGGTTTCCAGGCAACGCGCCATACGACCGCGTGCACGTGACCGCGGCCGTTGCCGAGGTCCCCTTCACCTGGGTCGAGCAGACTCGGCCCGGCGGCGTCATCGTGGCGCCGTGGCAGCCCCTTCGCAGCCACGGTCTGCTCACGCGGCTGACCACGACCCGCGACGGTGCGTACGGGCGGTTCCACGGGCCCGCCGGGTACATGATGTTGCGTTCCCATCGCGCTGAGCTGGTCTGGCGGTTCCGCGACGAGGACGACGCCGACGTGACGGCGACCACGTTGGATCCCCGTACCGTCTTCGCGGCCGGGCCGGGTCTCCAACTCGCCACCGTGGCGCTGGCGCCTGGCCTGGCGTACTGGGAGAAGCACTTCGACGACGGGTCCTTCTCACTGCTGCTGTTCGTGGTCGGCGACCCGGAAGGG
It encodes:
- a CDS encoding ATP-binding protein; the encoded protein is MGDVTGKPLEELAVQLGQRGCRAEVRRGTFDVTFRAAPTVPARVRSLVELRLAEAGLARISDDLTLIASELVANAVQYAPEPEIRVRLTREPGAVVLAVWDSSDTEPTPKRTLEPTSEDVAPDAEALDLGHDAGTGGRGLPIVAAMCESCGVTPTEPRGKWVWARYATATVPSARASSPR
- a CDS encoding methyltransferase domain-containing protein, producing the protein MNNTEELGASLGVGGKWLEAMRAVPRELFVPDIGLACPEGGTGYPIDRRARPEEWLGAVYSDTAIITQREDGKGDPLKVSDGLASSSISAPGIAFQCLELLAPRDHDRVLEIGTGTGYTAAVLSARVGDKNVTTVEVDAEIARQAAANLAEAEFAPTLVVGDGRAGFPGNAPYDRVHVTAAVAEVPFTWVEQTRPGGVIVAPWQPLRSHGLLTRLTTTRDGAYGRFHGPAGYMMLRSHRAELVWRFRDEDDADVTATTLDPRTVFAAGPGLQLATVALAPGLAYWEKHFDDGSFSLLLFVVGDPEGPWAACDWEPGHDHYAVTQYGERRLWDELEDAFEWWVRHGEPGVDRFGLTVAPEGDRLWLDEPSRLISDRCCRL